Within the Anas acuta chromosome 6, bAnaAcu1.1, whole genome shotgun sequence genome, the region acacaaCAAGCTAGTACAAGAAAAGGCTAAAAACACTGCTTTAGGAATGGCCATTTACTGTTGGCATGAAGCATAGCTTACCCTTTTTAAATAACACAGTGAATTTGAAATACATCATTTACAAAACATGGATCAATTTATTATTCAAATTTTGTTAGTGTTGTCAATCTCATAATTTAGCAGAGGTGGAACTGAGGTATACCTTGTTGAGGGAGGTTAAGTAATACTTGGAAGCCTCTTTGCTATATCCCACTTGATTACTTTTGTTTATGTACACTGAACAGCAGCACACTAAACATTCACAAGCTGTGTCATATTGGCATTACAATAGTCATTTTTATAAACAACAgcaaatgcaataaaaacaagttacccttttttaaatctgaaatgaaatgtttgatttaaaaaaaataacagtagtTCATTTAAGGAATTAGTCTCTTCCGACAGGTATTAAGAAATCTGATGTCAGTTTTTAAAACACGTGATTAGCCAGTACAGGTCCATATTCTTCATTTAAGTTCCTTAACAGCGTGTTCTCGTTCCTCAGTCCCGCGTCCTTCAGGTGTAAGCAGGGAATGCAGAAAGTCTCACGGATTCCtgtttgggaggaggaaggggaaaataaaggaaaaacaccTCTTGATGATGTTCCAGAGAGACTTAACGGTCGGTtcacacagaaaacagtaaCGACGTGAGCAGTCCCGTCAGCTTTAGCAGCTCCAGTGAAGAGTCCTGTTGGTCAGTGACGTGACCAGTGCAACTATCATAGACTGGATTCTTTGGGAGGAAAGTCAACATTTGTCACCATCGTGACCACCGTCACAATGTCCTCTGTCGTTATAATGTTAGTTAGTTTTTGCATCTGGATAATCCGTTCTTCTACGCATCCCGCTGACAGCCTGGCTTCTGCGTCGTGATCCCAGCACTCCTCGATGGTCTCACAAAGCATCGCCATGCCCTGCAGCAAACACACAAGCCCAAGGGTGAAGGAGAAGTCACGGCGTGCAGAGTCAGCAGCAGGTTTTAGGCAGGCGGGGGCGCCCAGCAATTCCCGTTAGCAGGCCATGTTTTGAGGTGTAGCTGCCCCATTGCAGCCCCTGTGCTAGGAGGGAGGTTAGGCCGTGGTTGTTCTGGAACCTGGCAAGCCAGGGGACCTTACGCCTTGTTTGTCTTTTACCATTTCAGCAATGGATGCAACAGCAAGCGGGTGCTTTTCTCTACATGATGCTGCAGTCTGCTAGTCAAGTCAGTGATATTTTCAAGATCTCACTCTGAGAGGGTGAGCTCTTCACTGACTAAATGGAACCCCACTGAAAATCAAGGAGTACAGAAGGGGATTTTTATCTGACAGCAGCTAACTCCTCTCCAGGTAACTGAGCAAACAGCAATCTGCTCATCCCAAGGAGCAGAGGGTGGCACTCGTTTTTCTTGCAGTGTCATCTATTGTTTCCACTAACTCgttttttggaaaacaaaccaaaccaataaAACCAACAGTGCTAGAACATGCAGTGCTCTCAGTGCAAGTCTCCATCCATAAAGCCAATCAGACAAGCAACTGATCTTCCCTAAAAGATCCCCCAAGTGTCCTGTATGCCACTGCTTACCCCATGTTACTACACTCAGTTCATAGCTTTCCTTGAGTAAATCCAGACCAGTATTTCTTAAGCATGTTTGTAACATATGCATTTTAGTTTTAGAAATAAAGCTCAAGGATCAGTTCTTTAACCAAAAACGTACTTTCAAATCACTCAGGATGACAGAACATTTTATGATGGAACAACACTAGTTCATGGCCCATTTAATTCTTACTACAGTTAAATTCTTCCTAAAAGGCAGCAACATGAACACAACACAGGATTaacaaaatttgaaattcaGATCATGACAGAACTTTTGAAGAACTGGGTTGCGTAACTACTTACAGAATGTTTTTGCCAGCACTCTCTTAAAACAGGTCTCTTCTTTTTATGAACTACAACTTCCTGCATGTCTTCAAGGGAGGGATGCTGGccaatttcttcttcaaatgGCAACATGTACTCATCCACTGGgcctacagagaaaaaaaaaaagaggctaaAGCACAAGTTCtgctcaaaggaaaaaagactgGTATCTTAGAATTGTGGCCCATAATCAAAAGCTTACAGTGTAGTTTACTTTCTGCTGCCATTAAAAGCTCATCCTGCGACAGGTTAGCAGCACGCAGTGACTCAGACTTTACTTAAGCAGCTACAAACTTCTGCTCTGCTGAATGTGGCAACCTTCCTTCTACAGGCCAGAAACCTGCAGCCCGCGTTATATCCTTCCTCCTCCAACCCAGACAGCCTGGAACAGAAGTACCTGTGCTGAAGGCCGAGCAGCAGGTACTGCCTGTCACAAAATCAGAGGGGCAAGCTCAGAGCTGAACACCAGATCAGGCAGCTACAGGTAAGGTGCTGCTGTAGCGTGTAGGTTGTACTCCCAGATAGAAGCCTGAAGACAGGTGTGTACAcgggaaaaaggaagaatacaGGAGAACTGTGCCGTAGGGTACACACGGGCCTGCTGAGGCTCAGTGAGACACGAGGTACCTGCTGAAAAACTCTGTTTGCAGAGACAAAACAGGCAGCTGTGACTGgagagctgcacagagctgcgattcaggagagctgctgcccctTTTGCTGTCCCCCTTACTTCTGGAATAACCACGCTTGCCAACGAGACCTACAACATACTTCTGGTACGATTTaggtaaatatattttacagtacAGCAAGGCACGAAAAATCAATAGGGAACGCGAGTCTGCCTCAGAAATTTGTGCAAGAGCGCGCTGATCCTGTTAGTAAACAgcttaacatttttcaaaggGTAAAGCCTCCCTGGTGGCTTCTGCTCCATGAGGAATGTTTGGAGCAGGAGAGCAGTGCGTGGCAATGTGCTCATCTCCAATACATTTCGGCTTCTTAAATCAACGTCTTTCAGCTGCACTGGTCTAGGAAAGCTTTGTGGCAAGTGGTATCATCACCCCCAAAACCTCCACATTTACTTAGCTGAATTAAAGACTGTACCAAAAGCTTTCTCCCAAACATTTGAAACTGGTCACTTGTCTTGTCCTTGATTAAGGACGACTTATTCTGGACAATCTACAATTTCTCTATTTACAAAATTCAAGAATGCTATTCACACTTGAACAGCACACAGGTGCTGGCAGAGCCATTTTGTTAGGAAGGCTGATCTAATCCTGACTTCTGTTTATGAAAAGAAACCATAAATTGGGTAGCGCTGAACTCAGAAGCAATCAAACACACTGAGTTAGGAGTTCCACAGCAATCCTCTCTTCCTTACCATGACCAGGACAAAATATGCAGCAGAGTCGTGTATCAGAAAATGCTTACCTGGGGTGTCAAACACTCCAGAGATTCAATTACGATGTGACTACGTGGTGCTGGTGGCTTGTTCATTTGCTCACAAGACTACCACCCTTGTGAGTCTTATTACATACACATAATCCACTTTACAATTCCTTGTTTTAAATACACTCTCACAAATTTAATCAAGCATAGATTGGGTCTTTTGCTCACCATCTGAGGCAGTACAGCGTGACGCCAGCTCCCAGAGGACCAGTCCCATGGCGTACATATCTATCCTCAGAAATGCATCCCTTTGGAAGTTGATAGCACCTTCTAGTACCTCGGGAGCCATATACCTTCGTGTGCCAACCTGGAAAGatgcaaacataaaaaaattGTATGCTAAGAATCAACACGACTACAATTACCATTCTACCTAGCTGACTGTACCCGTACTGTAGGGCAGTGCTGTTTTTTGACAAAGATTAAAACCCAGCTTTGTTATCTTTGCTTGGGACTACATCTTGGAAGCGTCTTGTACTGCTGTATAATAGAAttagaaacagaatttttgGACTAGGTCCTAGAAAGGATACTTATGAAAGAGGAAgatctgtattattttaaaataagacattTCTGTGAGCAATTTGATGTATTCATCACCACTGTTCCTTATATTCTTCCACATTACAAGAAGGCcactgttcttattttttcatgtcaaaAGAATTATTACAGTTTCACATAAAGACATGGAACCTGCTTCTGTTTCTCCCCATGACAGAAGTAACAGAATACCAAAGGAAAGCCAGTTACTGAAGTGCAATTTATACTTAGAAAGTTATCTGAAATCACTTGCACAAAACTAGACATCAAATGAAGACTTCGGGGCTGCCCAATCGTCCTGACCACAATTAACGATGCATTATGTAATCTGAAGAGATCAGAGCTTACACTATGTCTGAACAAACTCTACTCCACTATTCAAACCTTCACAGTAATAGTTATGTTTCTCTTAAACAGTGTAATTGAGGTTTTATAATCCTAACATAcggattttatttttgtccttcaaCCAGAAGCTGAAATTCTGCCTAAAACTAAATATACTTAGTTTTCCAGGAACCATAATGCTCTAGGCTCAAGcttgttatttaaaaagtacATGATACTAAAACAGTTCCCTGTTCCATGGCAAGTACTGAATtagtattgttttcctttcaggaaaATGAATGTTGCACTGCTAGGTCAGAAAGTTACAAACCGGCTGCCAGCATCAGCACTCAACTTCTGAGGAGCAGCTCAGAACAAGgaataaaaagcagcaagagCTCTGTGTTGTCTGAGTTCTCCAGTAAGGAATGAAatgaagggggatggggctgtaCTGGGCTCAGGGGGCAGGGACTGGTGGCAGGGGTCTGTggcagatctccacactgcagcccgtaGAGAGAGTAACGGTAGAGATAAAGCATCaaggactgaccacagcccccactGCCCATTTCTCCCCATTTGCCACCTCAGTGGGGGAATGAGTGTGGTGCGCTGCAGCTCTTGGGTGTGAAACCACTAGAAGGGGCCACGTAGTGAGATAGGTGGCCAGCAGAGGAAAGACTTACCTGTAATTATTAAACAAATTGATTAGTATTAATTGACTCTGTGAGAAGAAAGCTAGAATTTCCATCTTTCTTAAAGGTCAAAAGCTAGGGTTGATGATACAGTATCCTTTGGATGAAGAACACACAGAGTACCAATTCCCATTCACACGCAGTTAATATTTCACCCTGTACACAAGTAAGCTGGTCTTTACCTGTCCATGTGTATCCCCTGCAGACTTTCCAGCCTCAAACTTTAAAGCTAGACCGAAATCAGCGATACAAGCTGTAAGGTTATTTTTCAGCAGCACATTCTTGCTTTTGATGTCCCTTTCAAGTTAAAGAAAAGAATTGTAAATGTAAAAGGTGAAATACCACGTAAAGTTTGACAATAAAGAGAGATATCATACAAAGACATCACTTCCAGTAAGTTTCTGTGTGAAGGCATTCAGTATTACTTAAAGTTATATAAGTAAGTGTTGGAGATGTTTCCAATAGCTATAATATCAATTATCTTATATACCTCATAGGGTACTTATATAATTAACCGGGTAAAAAGGTTTCATTAACCACAGTCACCAACCAAACTGCATTCTATAGAACAGCAGCTAGCTTTTTGCTTAGGCTGAGCAGATTTTTCTTATTAGGCTCTTGATAACTATAGAAAGAAGATACCACAGAGTAGTTTTTTGACCACTTTGTATCTATCAATATTTCATTCATAGTTAAATATTAACGATGGTCTGGAAGTATCGCCCACATACTGTACCTGTGTGAGATGGCAGGCTTGTGTCCATCTTTCAGCCCTGGTATATCCTCGTGAAGATAAGCCAAGCCCCTAGCCATGGTCTGAGCAATGTGACACAGCTCATTCCAGGAAACCACATTAGCCTTGAGAAAGTCGGTTAACGAACCCTGcgcagcaagaaagaaaaacaattgtaAGATAGATTTCTCTTTCATCTAACCATAAAGAAAACTTTAGATAGCCTCCATCCTAAAAGAACATGATATGctcttctgcctttctctgctttctgataGACTCTGTAATTATACAACTGCATAAACAATCTACTGCTGgcttaaacaacaacaaaaaattaaccTTTGTTTCACCTCTGCCCATGAGCAGAATCAAGATGCGCCTAATGTCACCTTGATAACCCAGCAGCATAATTAACTCAAGGCCAGCAGCACACATGCCAATGAACTGCATTAACTGGTGATGTCAGAAAGAGGAGCTGGGCTTACAGATGTTTAAGTTCTTTATAAAGACAACCCTGCTTTAACCAGGGTGATTTGTAACCTTCCAGGCACAGGAAACTGCAGGTTAGATTCACCTGCAAGAATCCTGCTAAATTGGGATGCTCGTTCTGAGACCTTTAACTGACAGGCTTTATTCCCTTCCGGACTAATGACAGTAagtcccagctctgcagcagtttCAGAGTGAAATGCTTTGAATAAAGAGACAACGTGAAGCAAAACCTAGCCAACATGAAGCACTTGTCTCGAACTCCCTTCTATACCCCACTCTGTGGATACGTTCTCATGGATTTAGAGATGCTCCAGTTCGACATGTCACCATGTCATGTTACTTAAGCCAAGAGAAAAGGGAATAATGAACACAGTGCTGTTAAAACATAGtgactacattttaaaaattcttactTTCCAGAGCCATCTCAGATACTATCTTTCTAACAAGCTTAAAGCCCTCAAAAATTGGCACTATCTTTTCAGAAAGGCAAATTTGTTTGCTATTATCTACTTGACTGTGAAGATCTgtcaaaaatgtaaatatttggaTTGTTTTAATCTAAGTGATTAAAGAATAGGTATAAATGGGACAAAAATGCCAGAATTGAAACATAGCACCACAACCTTTGTGAAATGGAGATTGTTTAATCCAGGCAGATTTAGAATGGGGACATGCCAAAATATACGTATTCTAAGAAGcaacaggtagaaaaaaatctcttcatttgttttgtataaCTTCTCtattaagatttatttcttaACTGTCTAAAATTCACATTGGCAACAAATTTCTAAGGCTACTCTTCTTCCATCATaatgatgatttaaaaaaaaaaaaaaaaaaaaaagatgctactTTGGGAGTTACCCATACCTTTTCGTGAAATGCTGTAATTAACCAGAGATCGACATCAATGCTAGTGCCTCGTTTCTCTGCACCGATGAACTGTAGAATATTGTCATGCTTCATTCCTGGTAAACTGTAAATTTCATATTCATTCTGCCAGGACTGTTtgtcctttaaagaaaaacaacaaaaacacaacacgACAAGTTAATACCATGATAATAAGCATAAGAGGTACTTTCCCTGTCAGACATTTCCTCCTGTAATTCATTGTGCATTGCTAAATGATCTGTCAATACgattaaaacttaatttttggTCAAATCGTCAAATCAGGATTTAttaccaaaaataaagaaagcatgGTATATGCCATTAACGTTATGAGACtgattattataaaaatatgaatgtttaGATTAGTAGCAGTATTTGTGCTACAAAATACTGacctaaaataaatatattatacatTCACACTTCCTGGAAAAGtgtctgaaaaattaaatatgttgtATTATCTGAAAACACCACCAACTATCAGAGGTATGAACCATGGAAACACAGAAAGCTGTAGCCAGGAATAGAGTCTATATACTGGAAATCACTgcaatgcttttgttttgagaCTGGTTCTaccttaagaaaacaaaacagacccGCTAAGAATTAGAAACACGTCttcctttcttaaaaacagCAAGATAAAAGTCTCAGTTTTAATGTATGCTGTATTGATGACTTAAAccatcatatatatatgtgctatTTCTCCTAGAAGGCAAGGAACCCACAGATGTGTTTCTTCAACAATTTAACACTTCGTTAACCACTGGAAAGCGAAAGTACATTTCTCCACCTCAACTAGCATTGGCTGCTTTTAATTAATGTCAGATCTATCCTATTATCACTGTATTCATCATTCTGGATTCTAAAATTAAGAGCACAATCTATTCTGAAATATGGCTTTCAGAGCCGTATGCTGGGAAGTCAGCATTGTTACCTTCAGTTGAGGCATGTTTAACTGGAACTAGCACCTTACATCAGGTTTGCATTTCAGGGCACCAATTTATCAGCTTACATTCAgtccaaatacattttaagttgAAAAACATCAACAGATTCTTCTCAAATGGAGACGTGTGAGAGCTGCAAACAGTATTTACGTGCTTCAGACTATTCGTgtcaaataagtatttttatgaTTAGGAAATCTTAGCAAATTTTATCTTCATTAAGATAAAAACCCTACCTGCACATTCTCTGGCTGAAGATACTTCCTGTATTTGAGAATTTGTGTGGAATATTGAGGTTTGTAGTATACACAGTAAAAATTCTCTAACATAAAGCCTCTTACAGTGACTGGAAAACATGGTTTAcaatacaatattttaataaacacagGACACCAGAACTTTTGCCTACCTGAATGGGGAATATTTTGACTGCAACATACTCGTTCAGGAGT harbors:
- the ACVR2A gene encoding activin receptor type-2A isoform X1 codes for the protein MGAATKLAFAVFLISCSSGAILGRSETQECIYYNANWEKDKTNRSGIEPCYGDKDKRRHCFATWKNISGSIEIVKQGCWLDDINCYDRNDCIEKKDSPEVFFCCCEGNMCNERFFYFPEMEVTQPTSNPVTPKPPLFNTLLYSLVPIMGIAVIVLFSFWMYRHHKLAYPPVLVPTQHAFHIMIEDPGPPPPSPLMGLKPLQLLEIKARGRFGCVWKAQLLNEYVAVKIFPIQDKQSWQNEYEIYSLPGMKHDNILQFIGAEKRGTSIDVDLWLITAFHEKGSLTDFLKANVVSWNELCHIAQTMARGLAYLHEDIPGLKDGHKPAISHRDIKSKNVLLKNNLTACIADFGLALKFEAGKSAGDTHGQVGTRRYMAPEVLEGAINFQRDAFLRIDMYAMGLVLWELASRCTASDGPVDEYMLPFEEEIGQHPSLEDMQEVVVHKKKRPVLRECWQKHSGMAMLCETIEECWDHDAEARLSAGCVEERIIQMQKLTNIITTEDIVTVVTMVTNVDFPPKESSL
- the ACVR2A gene encoding activin receptor type-2A isoform X2; translation: MGAATKLAFAVFLISCSSGAILGRSETQECIYYNANWEKDKTNRSGIEPCYGDKDKRRHCFATWKNISGSIEIVKQGCWLDDINCYDRNDCIEKKDSPEVFFCCCEGNMCNERFFYFPEMEVTQPTSNPVTPKPPLFNTLLYSLVPIMGIAVIVLFSFWMYRHHKLAYPPVLVPTQDPGPPPPSPLMGLKPLQLLEIKARGRFGCVWKAQLLNEYVAVKIFPIQDKQSWQNEYEIYSLPGMKHDNILQFIGAEKRGTSIDVDLWLITAFHEKGSLTDFLKANVVSWNELCHIAQTMARGLAYLHEDIPGLKDGHKPAISHRDIKSKNVLLKNNLTACIADFGLALKFEAGKSAGDTHGQVGTRRYMAPEVLEGAINFQRDAFLRIDMYAMGLVLWELASRCTASDGPVDEYMLPFEEEIGQHPSLEDMQEVVVHKKKRPVLRECWQKHSGMAMLCETIEECWDHDAEARLSAGCVEERIIQMQKLTNIITTEDIVTVVTMVTNVDFPPKESSL